From Synoicihabitans lomoniglobus, the proteins below share one genomic window:
- a CDS encoding LacI family DNA-binding transcriptional regulator produces MTKRITMADIAREARVHKTTVSLALRGHPSIPEATRRRLRGIADRLGYRPDPALRALADYRNGKVSSSHRASLAYLTDWGDRWGWREDPTQAAIFAGAQARAEVLGYRLECFWLGEPHMTHRRMGDILESRSIHGVVLGAFDPRRDCAVELNWERLCGIKIGNLPTSPRMTRVAPDTQRSVHTAMKHLRTRGYRRVGMIVQRDSLNVTSCCWAAQLQGQLLMTRDAPLIPVLSPTPSDDSTAVTSLAGSPAQQVRRWLDAQKPEVVLGCGRVVLPWLQAAGATIPDDVAFVDLDLSSSAADIAGVRPNYPVVGETAIEMLAIQLEQHRFGLPALGTTTLVEGTWCDGASLPTARPSLNRAAS; encoded by the coding sequence ATGACCAAACGTATTACTATGGCGGATATCGCCCGCGAGGCCCGCGTCCACAAGACCACCGTCTCCCTCGCCCTGCGGGGACATCCCAGCATTCCGGAAGCGACGCGGCGGCGCCTGCGGGGCATTGCCGACCGACTTGGTTATCGACCCGATCCCGCGCTGCGAGCGCTCGCCGATTACCGCAACGGCAAGGTTTCGAGTAGCCACCGCGCGTCTCTCGCCTACCTGACCGATTGGGGGGATCGTTGGGGCTGGCGCGAAGATCCCACGCAAGCGGCGATCTTTGCCGGCGCGCAAGCTCGGGCCGAGGTGTTGGGCTATCGTCTCGAATGCTTCTGGCTGGGCGAACCGCACATGACGCACCGCCGGATGGGCGACATTCTCGAGTCGCGCAGTATCCATGGCGTGGTGCTTGGTGCGTTCGACCCCCGACGCGATTGTGCGGTGGAGCTCAACTGGGAGCGGCTCTGCGGGATCAAAATTGGCAACCTGCCGACCTCGCCCCGGATGACGCGGGTGGCACCCGATACCCAACGCAGTGTGCACACCGCGATGAAACATCTCCGCACGCGCGGATACCGCCGGGTTGGCATGATCGTCCAGCGCGACAGCTTGAACGTCACGTCGTGTTGTTGGGCGGCGCAACTGCAAGGTCAGCTGCTCATGACCCGGGACGCGCCGCTCATTCCCGTGTTGAGTCCCACGCCCTCCGACGACTCGACCGCGGTCACGTCGCTCGCCGGTTCTCCCGCCCAACAGGTGCGCCGATGGCTCGACGCGCAAAAACCCGAGGTCGTGCTCGGGTGTGGTCGCGTCGTGTTGCCATGGCTGCAAGCGGCCGGTGCGACAATCCCCGACGACGTGGCGTTTGTGGATTTGGACTTAAGCAGTTCCGCGGCCGATATCGCCGGTGTGCGGCCCAACTACCCGGTGGTTGGCGAAACGGCGATCGAGATGCTCGCGATCCAGCTGGAGCAGCATCGGTTTGGCCTGCCGGCGCTCGGCACCACCACGCTCGTCGAAGGCACGTGGTGTGACGGCGCAAGCCTGCCGACGGCGCGTCCGTCGCTGAACCGCGCCGCGTCGTAG
- a CDS encoding GMC family oxidoreductase, translated as MSESTPPPTPDYDVVIVGAGLAGSIIAYQLGSAGKKVLVIDSGVAVPTSREAYMERFYTALAKTPESPYPDNPNAPRATVLQLGADGAWKDPAKTYLDQSSSTLPFSSTYERRGGGTFWHWLGSSFRFLPDDFKLETLYGHGKDWPINYDDLGQPLPGNTSAYYDMAEHEIGVSANVADQGYHGVTFTPGYEYPNPGIPLTLTDEHFLSAVNGKLSFEGEAVTVYPTPAGRNSRPYEGRRVCAGNTNCIPICPIQAKYDPTVTLNKALNTGNVTVIYQAVADKVLLDDAHQNVVGIHYITYTKETVRSPSGEGVAVGKTYVLAAHAIETPKLLLNSRDQLPAGVANVSGQVGCNLMDHPLFLRWGLTPESTFPYRGPLATAGIESLRTGAFRKERAAFRVEFGNEGWNFTAGDPETTTLDWTDGTNHSGTNPDQKRLFGTALIDKLNDLFTRQFRFGFLVEQSPEDSNTVTLSDLKDELGIPRPKINYNLSDYTKRGFVAAQQLTDEVFQAAGVTPFTKPLAQLKLDPGYFTYTDPVTGKTSDFEFFGSGHIVGTCRMGDCAEDSVINRHQQSWNHPNLFITGSTIFPTIATGNPSLTIAALAFWAADNVKAQLGD; from the coding sequence ATGTCTGAGTCCACCCCTCCTCCCACTCCCGACTACGATGTCGTCATCGTCGGGGCCGGTCTCGCCGGCTCCATCATCGCCTATCAACTGGGCTCCGCCGGTAAAAAGGTGCTCGTGATCGACTCCGGCGTCGCGGTGCCCACCAGCCGCGAAGCCTACATGGAACGGTTCTACACCGCCTTGGCCAAGACCCCCGAATCACCCTACCCCGACAACCCCAACGCTCCCCGCGCCACCGTGCTGCAACTCGGGGCCGACGGCGCGTGGAAGGATCCCGCGAAAACCTACCTCGACCAGAGCAGCTCCACCCTGCCCTTCAGCAGCACCTACGAACGGCGGGGCGGCGGCACGTTTTGGCACTGGTTGGGCAGCAGCTTCCGATTCCTGCCCGATGACTTCAAACTCGAGACCCTCTACGGCCACGGGAAAGACTGGCCCATCAACTACGATGACCTCGGTCAACCACTGCCCGGCAACACGTCCGCCTACTACGACATGGCCGAGCATGAAATCGGCGTCTCCGCCAACGTCGCCGACCAAGGCTACCACGGCGTGACCTTCACCCCGGGTTACGAATACCCCAACCCCGGCATCCCGCTCACCCTCACCGACGAGCACTTTCTCAGCGCCGTGAACGGCAAACTGTCGTTCGAGGGCGAGGCCGTGACGGTCTACCCGACTCCGGCGGGTCGCAACTCCCGGCCCTACGAGGGGCGGCGAGTGTGCGCGGGCAATACCAACTGCATTCCCATCTGCCCGATCCAGGCGAAATACGATCCGACGGTCACGCTCAACAAGGCGCTCAACACCGGCAACGTGACGGTCATTTATCAGGCCGTGGCCGACAAGGTCCTCCTCGATGACGCCCACCAAAACGTGGTCGGTATCCACTACATCACTTACACCAAGGAGACGGTGCGGTCGCCCTCCGGCGAAGGCGTCGCCGTTGGCAAAACCTACGTGCTCGCCGCCCACGCCATCGAGACCCCCAAGCTGTTGCTCAACTCCCGCGACCAACTGCCTGCCGGCGTCGCAAACGTCAGCGGTCAGGTTGGCTGCAACCTGATGGACCACCCGTTGTTCCTGCGCTGGGGCCTCACGCCGGAATCCACGTTTCCCTATCGCGGTCCGCTCGCCACCGCCGGCATCGAAAGTTTGCGCACCGGCGCCTTTCGCAAAGAACGGGCCGCGTTCCGAGTCGAATTTGGCAACGAGGGATGGAACTTCACCGCCGGTGATCCGGAGACCACCACCCTGGACTGGACCGACGGGACCAACCACAGCGGCACCAATCCCGACCAAAAACGCCTCTTCGGCACCGCCTTGATCGACAAACTCAACGACCTGTTCACGCGTCAGTTCAGGTTCGGGTTTCTCGTCGAGCAGTCCCCCGAGGATTCCAACACCGTGACGCTTTCCGATTTGAAGGACGAGCTCGGCATTCCCCGGCCCAAGATCAACTACAACCTCTCCGACTACACCAAGCGCGGTTTCGTCGCGGCGCAGCAGTTGACCGACGAAGTGTTCCAAGCCGCCGGTGTCACCCCCTTCACCAAACCGCTGGCCCAACTTAAACTCGATCCCGGCTACTTCACCTACACCGATCCGGTGACCGGTAAGACCAGCGATTTCGAGTTCTTTGGCTCGGGCCACATTGTCGGCACGTGCCGCATGGGCGATTGCGCCGAAGACTCGGTCATCAATCGCCATCAACAGAGTTGGAACCACCCCAACCTGTTTATCACCGGCAGCACGATTTTCCCCACCATCGCGACCGGCAACCCTTCCCTCACCATCGCGGCCCTCGCTTTCTGGGCCGCCGACAACGTTAAAGCACAACTGGGAGACTAG
- a CDS encoding sugar dehydrogenase complex small subunit produces the protein MSPQRHDHQRHLLRFHLSSRTGAVTSAHLPSVMSTTALPLDTFVALSSALTGIAAEQLKPAIDPIGIAEQYLATLIENVDAATLAQLDDAFDADAPTDSAAAILADPTLGNLARSIIKLWLLGSWYDPATPDRAVNVVSAQAYKEGYVWRIMQSHPMGYSMFPYGYWNDQPPKFSDFITLAQPSTTGGASHV, from the coding sequence GTGTCACCTCAACGCCACGACCACCAACGCCACCTTCTCCGATTTCACCTATCTTCTCGAACGGGCGCAGTAACGTCTGCGCACCTCCCCTCCGTCATGAGCACCACCGCCCTCCCGCTTGATACCTTCGTCGCGCTGTCCTCGGCGCTGACCGGCATTGCCGCCGAGCAACTTAAACCCGCCATCGATCCCATCGGCATCGCCGAGCAATACCTCGCCACCCTCATCGAAAACGTCGACGCCGCGACCCTCGCCCAACTCGACGACGCGTTCGATGCGGACGCCCCCACGGATTCCGCCGCCGCGATCCTCGCGGATCCCACCCTCGGCAATCTCGCCCGCAGTATCATCAAGCTCTGGTTGCTCGGCTCGTGGTATGATCCCGCCACCCCCGACCGCGCCGTCAATGTCGTCTCCGCTCAAGCCTACAAGGAAGGCTACGTGTGGCGCATCATGCAGTCCCACCCCATGGGCTACAGCATGTTCCCCTACGGCTACTGGAACGATCAGCCGCCGAAATTCTCGGACTTCATCACCCTCGCCCAACCCTCAACCACCGGAGGCGCTTCCCATGTCTGA
- a CDS encoding SIMPL domain-containing protein, with amino-acid sequence MSLGLLLSATGLTAQIHSAPPPLRTISVSGTAEVKVTPDIIFLRVGVDTRHPDLAKARDENDSRVGRVLSYLRAHDVPDKNVKTDFVSVEPYYHDSAVIVPRHYIVRKSIEVKLTDLGRFESLSGGLLSNGVTHIHGIQYHTSEFRKHRDQARALAVKAAKEKAEALCAELGVTCGPVQTVSASDQMGWGAGGSWHVGGRMNLVQNTSFEPGGTPDNGEGTLSIGQLSVTASVNVSFVMQ; translated from the coding sequence TTGTCGTTAGGACTGTTGCTCTCGGCGACCGGGCTCACCGCTCAGATTCATTCTGCGCCGCCTCCCCTCCGGACCATTTCCGTCAGTGGCACGGCCGAGGTTAAGGTCACCCCGGACATCATCTTTTTACGGGTCGGGGTGGATACGCGCCATCCTGACCTAGCGAAAGCTCGAGATGAGAACGATAGCCGCGTGGGCCGAGTGCTGTCCTACCTTCGGGCCCACGACGTGCCGGACAAAAACGTCAAAACCGACTTTGTGAGTGTCGAGCCTTACTACCATGACTCCGCCGTAATCGTGCCGCGTCACTACATTGTGCGTAAGTCCATTGAGGTGAAACTCACCGACCTGGGACGCTTTGAAAGTTTGTCCGGGGGGCTGCTCTCGAATGGCGTCACCCACATTCACGGCATTCAATACCATACGTCGGAATTTCGGAAACATCGTGATCAAGCGCGCGCATTGGCGGTCAAAGCGGCGAAGGAAAAAGCCGAAGCGCTGTGCGCGGAGTTGGGCGTCACTTGCGGCCCGGTGCAGACCGTATCGGCGTCGGATCAAATGGGATGGGGCGCGGGAGGTAGCTGGCACGTCGGAGGCCGCATGAATTTGGTCCAGAATACGTCCTTCGAACCCGGCGGCACACCGGACAATGGGGAGGGAACACTCTCCATCGGCCAACTCAGTGTGACCGCGAGTGTGAACGTGAGCTTTGTCATGCAATAA
- a CDS encoding alpha/beta hydrolase family protein, protein MLRLISFLLLAAGATAAEFPDRPPADVTSVMDRDQMMAQVGVSFPDHQPPRLSDPNRPADARPRDPANPDGNWTDENGNVVVRGGFGLWVTYDDEQAYDYAPIDLLKMNDGTAVRTADDWWTKRRPEVLHDVQDQLYGFLPPAAAMPGVTWSVSSTIGGSLKAPYVEQTITGTIDTSSYPEVRDAPLIKARLRFPAYAEGPVPVIILVGTRGFENLYDDFIAPEGWALCSFDINAVQPDNGQYLTSYLIGLVNRGNWRKPTDAGQLVAGAWGIGRLIDHLETNANIDPQKIGVTGHSRWGKATTVAMALEPRLAIAYPSCGGAVGPSMIRRHWGQNLENLAWDREYHWVNGNAFRYMGEVTPGQYLPRKVANLTVDAHSMIALAAPRPVFLNGGTQDTWSDAPGTFLAGVAASPVYELLGAKGLVAPADGPVVDEAYLAGDIGFRVHDGGHTPMPDWPAFVQFAKKYFD, encoded by the coding sequence ATGCTACGCTTGATCTCGTTTCTTCTTTTGGCCGCCGGGGCGACCGCCGCCGAGTTCCCCGACCGACCGCCTGCCGACGTCACCTCCGTCATGGATCGCGACCAAATGATGGCTCAGGTGGGCGTCTCGTTTCCCGACCATCAACCTCCGCGCCTGTCCGATCCCAACCGCCCGGCCGACGCCCGCCCTCGCGACCCGGCCAATCCCGACGGCAATTGGACCGACGAAAACGGCAACGTCGTCGTGCGCGGCGGATTCGGCCTCTGGGTGACCTACGATGACGAGCAGGCCTACGACTACGCTCCCATCGATCTGCTCAAGATGAACGACGGCACCGCCGTGCGCACCGCCGACGACTGGTGGACCAAGCGCCGTCCCGAGGTGCTCCACGACGTGCAGGATCAACTCTACGGTTTCCTGCCGCCCGCCGCCGCAATGCCCGGCGTCACGTGGTCCGTGTCGTCCACGATCGGAGGCTCGCTCAAGGCTCCCTACGTTGAACAAACCATTACCGGCACCATCGACACTTCGTCGTATCCGGAAGTTCGCGACGCTCCGTTGATCAAGGCCCGCTTAAGGTTTCCGGCCTACGCCGAAGGTCCCGTGCCGGTCATCATTCTCGTCGGCACGCGCGGATTCGAGAACCTCTACGACGATTTCATCGCCCCCGAGGGCTGGGCGCTGTGCTCGTTCGACATCAATGCGGTGCAGCCCGACAACGGCCAATACCTGACCAGTTATCTCATTGGTCTCGTCAACCGTGGCAACTGGCGCAAGCCCACCGACGCGGGGCAACTCGTCGCCGGTGCGTGGGGCATCGGTCGCCTCATCGACCATCTCGAAACCAACGCCAACATCGACCCGCAAAAAATCGGCGTCACCGGCCACTCCCGCTGGGGCAAGGCCACGACCGTCGCGATGGCGCTCGAGCCTCGTCTCGCGATCGCCTACCCCAGCTGCGGCGGAGCCGTCGGTCCGAGCATGATCCGCCGCCATTGGGGCCAGAATCTTGAAAACCTCGCGTGGGATCGCGAATACCACTGGGTCAACGGCAACGCTTTCCGCTACATGGGTGAGGTCACCCCGGGTCAATACCTGCCGCGCAAAGTCGCCAACCTCACCGTCGATGCGCACAGCATGATCGCGCTGGCCGCGCCCCGCCCCGTCTTTCTCAACGGCGGCACCCAGGACACGTGGTCGGACGCCCCCGGCACCTTCCTCGCTGGCGTCGCCGCCAGCCCGGTGTATGAATTACTGGGTGCCAAGGGACTCGTGGCTCCGGCCGATGGTCCGGTGGTCGACGAAGCCTACCTCGCAGGCGACATCGGCTTCCGCGTGCACGATGGCGGCCACACGCCCATGCCCGATTGGCCCGCTTTCGTGCAGTTCGCTAAAAAGTATTTCGACTAA
- a CDS encoding SgcJ/EcaC family oxidoreductase yields the protein MKRKTLFFIAILLTPPFARAETTVADIEAVTASWAAAYNTRDPDNVVRLYAPDAVFWGTVSPTLRDTPEEVRDYFKGMPERPLARVEIGDHRVQIFGDIATNTGFYTFSNTDENGMKSSLASRFSFTYHQRDGHWFIVMHHSSRVPQ from the coding sequence ATGAAACGAAAAACGCTATTTTTTATCGCTATTCTGCTCACCCCTCCCTTCGCCCGCGCTGAGACTACGGTTGCTGATATCGAGGCCGTGACCGCTTCCTGGGCCGCCGCTTACAATACCCGCGACCCAGATAACGTGGTGCGGCTTTACGCCCCGGATGCGGTGTTTTGGGGCACCGTCTCCCCCACGCTGCGCGATACCCCGGAGGAGGTCCGCGACTATTTCAAGGGTATGCCCGAACGGCCTCTGGCGCGCGTCGAAATCGGTGACCATCGCGTGCAAATTTTCGGCGACATCGCCACCAACACCGGCTTCTACACGTTTTCCAATACGGACGAAAACGGCATGAAGTCGTCCCTGGCCTCACGTTTCAGTTTCACCTACCACCAACGCGACGGCCATTGGTTCATCGTCATGCACCACTCTTCGCGCGTGCCCCAATAG
- a CDS encoding LacI family DNA-binding transcriptional regulator translates to MARVATIQDVADKVGMNRSTVSRALKDHPSIPEATRKLIKEAARELDYRANPLVTALMKSRRGGRKEKNVVIAYVTNYPTRYGWRPPVMMGPDYYPGADACAQELGYKLEHFWMAEPGMTPARFGDILWSRGITGILIDRLPLGVHRLELDWSRFSVVALGITLSSPRVHHVGENHFSTGLYSMQKCLDRGYKRIGLVFSTPNDYPRVGHRWIGAYLCQQRRLRPEDHLPIYDEGPTDRERFLAWYEQWRPDSILVTWATPVLEWLKTAGIRVPQDVGVIELRNEQPELDHAGVFYSGAQIGAQAVKTLTGMMNRSELGVPEVPNEIMVPGKWLEGKTLLKEGPGRA, encoded by the coding sequence ATGGCTCGCGTGGCAACGATTCAGGATGTGGCGGACAAGGTGGGAATGAATCGGTCGACCGTGTCGCGGGCGCTGAAGGATCATCCCAGCATTCCTGAGGCGACGCGCAAGTTGATCAAGGAGGCGGCCCGGGAGCTCGACTACCGGGCGAATCCACTCGTGACCGCGCTGATGAAATCACGCCGCGGAGGGCGTAAGGAAAAGAACGTCGTCATCGCCTACGTCACCAACTACCCGACCCGTTACGGTTGGCGGCCGCCGGTGATGATGGGCCCCGATTACTATCCGGGAGCCGATGCGTGCGCCCAGGAATTGGGTTACAAGTTGGAGCATTTCTGGATGGCCGAACCCGGCATGACACCCGCGCGATTTGGCGATATTTTGTGGTCGCGGGGCATCACCGGAATCCTGATCGATCGGTTGCCGCTCGGCGTTCATCGTCTCGAGTTGGACTGGTCGCGCTTTTCGGTGGTGGCGCTGGGCATCACCCTGAGTTCTCCACGGGTGCACCACGTGGGGGAAAATCATTTCAGCACCGGCCTCTACTCCATGCAGAAGTGCCTGGATCGTGGATACAAACGAATCGGGTTGGTTTTTTCGACCCCCAACGACTACCCGCGGGTCGGTCACCGCTGGATCGGAGCCTATTTGTGCCAGCAACGCAGGCTGCGGCCGGAAGACCATCTGCCCATTTACGACGAGGGACCCACGGACCGCGAACGGTTCCTGGCGTGGTATGAACAGTGGCGACCGGACTCGATTTTGGTGACTTGGGCAACGCCGGTGCTGGAGTGGTTGAAAACGGCCGGAATCCGGGTGCCGCAGGATGTGGGCGTCATTGAGCTGCGCAATGAACAGCCGGAACTCGACCATGCGGGGGTTTTCTATTCGGGCGCCCAGATCGGGGCCCAGGCCGTGAAGACGCTGACGGGTATGATGAATCGGTCGGAATTGGGGGTGCCGGAAGTCCCCAACGAAATTATGGTCCCAGGCAAGTGGCTTGAGGGGAAGACCTTGCTCAAGGAAGGTCCCGGCCGCGCCTAG
- a CDS encoding HEAT repeat domain-containing protein, which yields MLPANPEAPRGHTVRLAPGLSVHSEPHSPAPEFDACSDAQSVWFSRDASLWQRSAEANQPTEILRISGSAPADVFPLLTGPVLGPDRLLYFATPPQAVRLTRADGFALELPPAGTVIRVRPDGSNPELVATGLRAPTALAFDGFGRLWVADQMASSAPTTHLVEIMEGTDYGWRSDQPSDLSESLRTSLTEFNLPAIGSLSGHVVGMTFQPGGGFTRNPTNADGPVLFVAFTHRLPGASGIDAYQLNGDGAILIGRPTPILRGVMPRALTFTPDGRLHVAGASPHSCISIASAEPAIATKPTLSLASAPLSELARLLRHRHPCQRSAAQHELSRRGHAALPTLRLIATDSTLSATPRFHALWAMAGCADEIAGALNDLPRLLRDQDLEIRAQAARLVGDQFRIEAYPALLPLLRDEDSDVVFFAAQSLGKLKRPEAASALIDLLHRNDNQDSRLRHAAVGALTRLNHPESLKLMVEAQSRAVRLGGALVLRRLRDPMLADLLDDFDPLVVRAAASAINDTAIDEALPALAATLFSAPLDDEALVVRAINAHFLLGAPENAAALAKFAGLPYVPARLRAEALEQLGRWATPPQRDRISGQPRTLAPRDPAPAKEAITGFLHQLSGNAPELVQIASIHAVATLHLGGTGHALWDVVYQSDHPVRTRIAALQALETTNDLRLEVAAQTAGRSHHPALRLAALPILARRHPGVSLPTIEFLVANGTLRERREAFAVLATMDDERADTLLHQALQEMLDGLQPAAAQVELLEAAAMRSDPEVLRLGAALEAELATRALPGGSVSAGRAIAEGDSVAACSSCHELSDTSDSNLFPVGGPARLAALPHHPLPGGTNLASELTLRQRRDVTAWLASLQANAPPAEAALVTHALTPSAPE from the coding sequence ATGCTCCCGGCCAACCCCGAGGCACCGCGCGGGCACACCGTGCGGCTCGCGCCCGGTCTCTCCGTGCATTCCGAGCCTCACTCGCCCGCACCGGAATTCGATGCCTGCAGCGACGCCCAATCGGTCTGGTTCAGCCGCGACGCAAGCTTGTGGCAACGCTCGGCGGAGGCAAATCAGCCCACCGAAATATTGCGCATCAGCGGCTCCGCCCCCGCCGACGTGTTTCCGCTCCTGACCGGCCCCGTGCTCGGCCCCGACCGCCTCCTCTACTTTGCCACCCCACCCCAGGCCGTTCGTCTCACCCGCGCCGACGGTTTCGCGCTTGAACTGCCTCCCGCCGGCACCGTGATCCGGGTCCGCCCGGATGGCAGCAATCCCGAGCTCGTGGCCACGGGGCTGCGCGCTCCGACCGCCCTCGCCTTCGACGGCTTCGGCCGCCTTTGGGTCGCCGACCAAATGGCGTCATCCGCACCGACCACCCACTTGGTCGAAATCATGGAGGGCACCGACTACGGCTGGCGCTCCGACCAACCGAGCGACCTGAGCGAGTCCCTGCGCACCTCGCTCACCGAATTCAACCTGCCCGCTATCGGCTCTCTTTCCGGACACGTCGTCGGCATGACGTTCCAACCGGGCGGTGGATTCACCCGCAATCCAACCAACGCCGATGGTCCGGTGTTGTTCGTCGCGTTCACGCACCGCCTCCCGGGAGCCAGCGGTATTGATGCGTATCAACTAAATGGTGACGGCGCGATTTTGATCGGTCGCCCCACCCCGATCCTGCGCGGCGTCATGCCCCGAGCCCTCACGTTCACTCCCGATGGTCGGCTCCATGTGGCCGGTGCGTCACCTCACTCCTGCATTTCGATTGCGAGCGCCGAACCGGCCATCGCCACGAAGCCAACGCTTTCCCTCGCCTCGGCGCCATTGTCCGAATTGGCCCGGCTGCTCCGCCACCGCCACCCTTGTCAACGCAGCGCCGCTCAGCATGAACTGAGTCGGCGAGGCCACGCGGCCCTGCCCACGCTGCGCCTCATCGCGACGGACTCCACCCTCTCCGCAACGCCTCGGTTCCATGCCCTGTGGGCCATGGCCGGGTGCGCCGATGAGATTGCCGGAGCCCTCAATGACCTGCCCCGATTACTCCGGGACCAAGACCTGGAAATACGCGCGCAGGCGGCACGGTTGGTGGGCGACCAGTTCCGCATCGAGGCTTACCCTGCCCTGCTCCCGCTGTTGCGCGACGAAGACTCCGACGTGGTGTTTTTTGCCGCCCAAAGTCTGGGCAAATTAAAGCGACCCGAAGCCGCCTCCGCCCTGATCGATCTTCTCCACCGCAACGACAACCAAGATTCCCGGCTACGTCACGCGGCGGTCGGGGCCCTCACCCGCCTCAACCACCCGGAATCGCTCAAGCTGATGGTGGAAGCGCAGTCTCGGGCCGTGCGCCTCGGCGGTGCGCTGGTATTGCGTCGGCTGCGCGACCCCATGCTCGCGGACCTGCTCGATGACTTCGACCCCCTCGTCGTGCGCGCCGCCGCCAGCGCCATCAATGACACCGCGATCGACGAAGCGTTGCCCGCTCTCGCCGCCACCTTGTTCTCCGCGCCCCTCGACGACGAGGCTTTGGTGGTGCGCGCCATCAACGCGCACTTCCTTTTGGGCGCGCCCGAAAATGCCGCAGCCTTGGCCAAATTCGCCGGCTTGCCGTATGTGCCCGCCCGGCTGCGGGCCGAAGCCCTGGAGCAGCTCGGACGTTGGGCGACACCGCCACAACGCGATCGTATTTCCGGACAACCCCGGACCCTCGCCCCCCGCGACCCGGCGCCTGCCAAGGAGGCCATTACCGGCTTCCTCCATCAACTCAGCGGCAACGCGCCGGAACTCGTGCAAATCGCCTCCATCCATGCCGTCGCGACCCTACACCTCGGCGGCACCGGCCATGCGTTGTGGGATGTCGTTTACCAAAGTGATCATCCGGTTCGCACCCGCATCGCCGCCCTCCAGGCGCTCGAAACCACCAATGATCTCCGCCTCGAAGTAGCGGCTCAGACCGCCGGCCGGTCCCACCACCCCGCCCTGCGACTCGCCGCCCTCCCCATCCTCGCCCGCCGCCATCCCGGTGTATCGCTGCCCACCATCGAATTTCTGGTGGCTAACGGCACGCTCCGCGAACGACGGGAGGCCTTCGCCGTCCTCGCCACCATGGACGACGAACGGGCGGATACCTTGTTGCACCAAGCCTTGCAGGAGATGCTCGACGGTCTCCAACCCGCCGCCGCTCAGGTCGAACTCCTGGAGGCCGCCGCCATGCGCTCCGACCCCGAGGTGCTCCGGCTGGGAGCCGCTCTCGAAGCCGAGCTCGCGACCCGCGCGTTGCCCGGCGGTTCGGTCTCCGCGGGGCGAGCAATTGCGGAAGGAGACAGCGTCGCAGCCTGTTCAAGCTGTCATGAACTCTCGGATACCTCCGACTCCAACCTTTTCCCTGTGGGCGGTCCGGCACGACTCGCCGCCCTGCCTCATCATCCGCTGCCCGGCGGAACCAATCTGGCGAGCGAGCTCACCCTCCGCCAACGGCGCGACGTGACGGCATGGCTCGCTTCACTGCAGGCAAACGCGCCCCCCGCCGAAGCCGCACTGGTCACGCACGCGTTGACTCCGAGCGCTCCCGAGTAA